From Tachypleus tridentatus isolate NWPU-2018 chromosome 8, ASM421037v1, whole genome shotgun sequence, a single genomic window includes:
- the LOC143224334 gene encoding uncharacterized protein LOC143224334 translates to MIHYCEGFCRQPCRKVTYTIEEESRVWPLPHEQYQFTYIMDFWVQLANKSSNWTLTKDFVSEQVLLVSIEPSKSESLVYKYYPTFQNIEIFSYFGGYLGMWIGYSILSVAGILLTLPAIVADKYLRRCGKVQTEESLGQEKPVSCDTTVTVISVD, encoded by the exons ATGATTCATTATTGTGAAGGGTTTTGTCGTCAACCTTGTAG gaaagTTACTTACACCATTGAAGAAGAAAGCAGAGTTTGGCCTCTACCTCATGAACAATACCAG tttacCTACATAATGGATTTTTGGGTTCAACTGGCCAACAAAAGCAGCAACTGGACACTTACCAAAGATTTCGTCAG TGAACAAGTCCTTCTCGTTTCTATTGAACCCAGTAAATCTGAGAGTCTTGTCTATAAGTATTACCCAACTTTTCAG AATATTGAGATCTTCAGTTACTTTGGTGGCTACTTGGGTATGTGGATAGGATACTCTATACTGAGCGTGGCGGGTATTTTGTTGACTCTACCAGCAATTGTGGCTGATAAATATTTGAGGAGATGTGGAAAGGTCCAAACTGAGGAAAGCCTGGGTCAAGAAAAACCGGTTTCCTGTGATACAACAGTTACTGTTATATCTGTGGATTAg